In Falco cherrug isolate bFalChe1 chromosome 5, bFalChe1.pri, whole genome shotgun sequence, one DNA window encodes the following:
- the ITFG2 gene encoding KICSTOR complex protein ITFG2 isoform X1 → MRSVSYVQCVALDFGGSLFPHAICLGDADNDTLNELVVGDTNGKLYVYKNDDSKPWAVRSCQGMLTCVGIGDVCNKGKNLVVAVSAEGWFHLFDLTTSKHPDASGHHELAAAEEQKPVFKQHIPANTKVMLINDIDGDGKCELVVGYTDRVVRAFRWEDLLDSSDHVSGQLLLLKKWLLEGQVDSLSVNPGPDGSPELMVSQPGCGYAILLCTWDSEQQATTEGRDSSAAGSEAPVRDVILHQTSGRIHNKNVSTHLIGSIGRGCSSENTGSGLFALCTLDGTLKLMEGADKLLWSVQVDHQLFALEKLDVTGNGHEEVIACAWDGQTYIIDHNRTVARFQADENVSAFCAGLYACKGGSNSPCLVYVSFSQKIYIYWDVQLERMESTNLLKILDCDPEFGSLLQQLGVERDDVSAVKNLIHKTLYFPEKHQQSIPSQHQDPAGTDSSAHLTVNKDPL, encoded by the exons CTGAATGAGCTAGTGGTGGGAGACACCAATGGGAAGCTCTATGTTTACAAGAATGATGACAGCAAACCCTGGGCTGTGCGATCATGCCAAGGAATG ctcaCATGTGTTGGAATCGGAGATGTATGCAATAAAGGAAAG AATCTTGTGGTGGCAGTGAGTGCAGAAGGCTGGTTTCATCTTTTCGACCTGACAACTTCAAAACACCCAGATGCTTCGGGCCACCATGagttggcagcagcagaagagcagaagcCAGTGTTCAAGCAGCATATTCCTGCCAACACCAAGGTCATGCTGATCAATGACATAG ATGGAGATGGGAAGTGTGAGTTGGTGGTGGGTTACACTGACAGGGTAGTACGTGCCTTCCGCTGGGAGGACTTGTTGGACAGTTCAGACCATGTCTCTGGGCAGCTACTCCTGTTGAAGAAATGGCTGCTAGAAGGTCAG GTGGACAGCCTCTCTGTGAACCCAGGCCCTGATGGCTCACCGGAGTTGATGGTGTCTCAGCCGGGCTGCGGTTATGCCATTCTGCTGTGCACCTGGGACTCTGAGCAGCAGGCTACGACAGAGGGAAGGGACAGCTCTGCCGCAGGCAG TGAGGCCCCTGTTCGAGATGTTATTCTACACCAAACATCTGGACGGATTCACAACAAGAATGTTTCCACTCATCTAATTGGCAGCATTGGTCGAG GCTGCTCCAGCGAGAATACTGGCTCAGGTCTCTTTGCCCTCTGTACTCTGGATG GGACATTGAAACTCATGGAGGGAGCAGACAAGCTGCTCTGGTCTGTGCAGGTTGATCACCAGCTGTTTGCTCTGGAAAAGTTGGATGTTACT GGCAACGGGCATGAGGAGGTGATTGCCTGTGCGTGGGATGGTCAGACGTACATCATCGACCACAATCGGACTGTTGCCAGATTTCAAGCAGACGAGAACGTCAGTGCGTTCTGTGCAG GCCTCTATGCATGCAAAGGAGGAAGCAACAGCCCCTGCTTGGTTTATGTCAGCTTCAGTCAGAAGATCTACATCTACTGGGATGTGCAACTGGAGAGAATGGAGTCCACCAACCTGTTGAAAATCCTGGATTGTGACCCAGAGTTTGGAAGTCTTTTGCAGCAGCTGGGTGTGG AAAGAGACGACGTCTCTGCTGTCAAAAATCTGATTCACAAAACACTCTATTTTCCTGAGAAACACCAGCAGAGCATCCCCTCGCAGCATCAGGACCCTGCTGGAACAGACTCCTCTGCCCACCTTACTGTCAACAAGGATCCTTTATAA
- the ITFG2 gene encoding KICSTOR complex protein ITFG2 isoform X2, giving the protein MRSVSYVQCVALDFGGSLFPHAICLGDADNDTNLVVAVSAEGWFHLFDLTTSKHPDASGHHELAAAEEQKPVFKQHIPANTKVMLINDIDGDGKCELVVGYTDRVVRAFRWEDLLDSSDHVSGQLLLLKKWLLEGQVDSLSVNPGPDGSPELMVSQPGCGYAILLCTWDSEQQATTEGRDSSAAGSEAPVRDVILHQTSGRIHNKNVSTHLIGSIGRGCSSENTGSGLFALCTLDGTLKLMEGADKLLWSVQVDHQLFALEKLDVTGNGHEEVIACAWDGQTYIIDHNRTVARFQADENVSAFCAGLYACKGGSNSPCLVYVSFSQKIYIYWDVQLERMESTNLLKILDCDPEFGSLLQQLGVERDDVSAVKNLIHKTLYFPEKHQQSIPSQHQDPAGTDSSAHLTVNKDPL; this is encoded by the exons AATCTTGTGGTGGCAGTGAGTGCAGAAGGCTGGTTTCATCTTTTCGACCTGACAACTTCAAAACACCCAGATGCTTCGGGCCACCATGagttggcagcagcagaagagcagaagcCAGTGTTCAAGCAGCATATTCCTGCCAACACCAAGGTCATGCTGATCAATGACATAG ATGGAGATGGGAAGTGTGAGTTGGTGGTGGGTTACACTGACAGGGTAGTACGTGCCTTCCGCTGGGAGGACTTGTTGGACAGTTCAGACCATGTCTCTGGGCAGCTACTCCTGTTGAAGAAATGGCTGCTAGAAGGTCAG GTGGACAGCCTCTCTGTGAACCCAGGCCCTGATGGCTCACCGGAGTTGATGGTGTCTCAGCCGGGCTGCGGTTATGCCATTCTGCTGTGCACCTGGGACTCTGAGCAGCAGGCTACGACAGAGGGAAGGGACAGCTCTGCCGCAGGCAG TGAGGCCCCTGTTCGAGATGTTATTCTACACCAAACATCTGGACGGATTCACAACAAGAATGTTTCCACTCATCTAATTGGCAGCATTGGTCGAG GCTGCTCCAGCGAGAATACTGGCTCAGGTCTCTTTGCCCTCTGTACTCTGGATG GGACATTGAAACTCATGGAGGGAGCAGACAAGCTGCTCTGGTCTGTGCAGGTTGATCACCAGCTGTTTGCTCTGGAAAAGTTGGATGTTACT GGCAACGGGCATGAGGAGGTGATTGCCTGTGCGTGGGATGGTCAGACGTACATCATCGACCACAATCGGACTGTTGCCAGATTTCAAGCAGACGAGAACGTCAGTGCGTTCTGTGCAG GCCTCTATGCATGCAAAGGAGGAAGCAACAGCCCCTGCTTGGTTTATGTCAGCTTCAGTCAGAAGATCTACATCTACTGGGATGTGCAACTGGAGAGAATGGAGTCCACCAACCTGTTGAAAATCCTGGATTGTGACCCAGAGTTTGGAAGTCTTTTGCAGCAGCTGGGTGTGG AAAGAGACGACGTCTCTGCTGTCAAAAATCTGATTCACAAAACACTCTATTTTCCTGAGAAACACCAGCAGAGCATCCCCTCGCAGCATCAGGACCCTGCTGGAACAGACTCCTCTGCCCACCTTACTGTCAACAAGGATCCTTTATAA